The nucleotide sequence ACCTCGGTTAAAGTCAAAGAAAGTCTCGATGAGCTAGTCCAACAATTGCAACAAGTGGAAACACCAAAGGACAAGGAACGCCTGCAAGTGCTGTACTGGCTCAAACAGGAAAAGCCACCCAGCATTGGTGCGATTGCCAAGGCGATCGGGAAACATCGCAATACAGTAGGGAGATGGTTATTGCAGTATCGGGAAGGTGGGGTGAGTGCCATGCTGGAACGTAAAGTGTCGTCTGGCGGTGTCCGCAAGATTCCACAATGGGCGGAAGAGGCACTGGC is from Leptothermofonsia sichuanensis E412 and encodes:
- a CDS encoding helix-turn-helix domain-containing protein gives rise to the protein MAGVTSVKVKESLDELVQQLQQVETPKDKERLQVLYWLKQEKPPSIGAIAKAIGKHRNTVGRWLLQYREGGVSAMLERKVSSGGVRKIPQWAEEALAKRLKNSEHGFASYGAVQQWLAEELGVEAEYHAVYQMTRYRLQAKLKVARPQNIKQDCERRESFKKTLQMTWSC